A single genomic interval of Pangasianodon hypophthalmus isolate fPanHyp1 chromosome 8, fPanHyp1.pri, whole genome shotgun sequence harbors:
- the rassf11 gene encoding ras association domain-containing protein 8, with protein sequence MEIKVSVDGVQRIVCGVTEMTTCQEVVIALAHALGRTGRYTLRENFKGYGRNVTPDEHLLESLGKYGQQAREVQLTLHYLGPSLVDWPNKPRVQLRRADGGGRLRRSSTGAILHRQSLPPLSHLHSKTPSEELKRPKRKSLTLMEEAWGWLENLGKGRKQQLTRDKRKNEENDGGYQQLDNMGTKSDKLVQASRVLQGRDKNRTENKKWKNREKDDEIELHECITEHKTQVGVSEHEGAFDTIENLKKLTIQQQASLRALKLKIDTTDEQIFKLEMQQAESMSDEEEQLEFWLNELKAEEGYEKVLQMQFLDLKEKATECKNKLEKYKVKLQRMNLTNMRDSQCDDDDDISVRMELDRSSGCLESATEEKTDTEVPEGDSKEKMVISGVESKLPYILVTANEISEAQLSSPSELREWWNRWTEAQKSTSGSTPKVVHRSEIIIHVRSTRV encoded by the exons ATGGAGATTAAAGTATCTGTTGATGGAGTCCAGCGCATTGTTTGTGGTGTAACTGAAATGACAACGTGTCAAGAAGTAGTCATCGCTTTAGCCCACGCTCTGG GTCGCACAGGTCGCTACACTCTGAGAGAGAATTTCAAAGGCTATGGACGCAACGTGACCCCTGACGAGCATCTCCTGGAGTCCCTGGGGAAATATGGGCAACAGGCCAGGGAGGTCCAGCTCACCCTACACTATCTAGGGCCCTCTCTAGTGGATTGGCCAAACAAGCCACGTGTTCAGTTAAGACGAGCTGACGGAGGAGGAAGACTGCGCAGGAGTAGCACAGGAGCCATCCTCCACCGGCAGAGCCTCCCTCCGCTCTCCCATCTCCACTCCAAAACTCCCTCTGAAGAACTGAAGAGGCCCAAGAGGAAATCATTAACACTGATGGAGGAAGCATGGGGTTGGCTGGAGAATCTGGGTAAGGGAAGGAAGCAGCAATTAACACGAGATAAGCGGAAAAATGAAGAGAATGATGGAGGATATCAACAACTGGATAACATGGGAACCAAGTCAGATAAACTAGTCCAGGCCTCTAGGGTATTACAAGGAAGAGACAAAAAtagaacagaaaacaaaaaatggaaGAATAGAGAAAAGGATGATGAAATAGAGTTACATGAATGTATAACAGAACATAAAACGCAGGTTGGGGTTTCAGAACATGAGGGAGCCTTTGATACAATAGAGAACCTGAAAAAATTAACCATCCAACAACAGGCTAGCCTGAGAGCACTCAAGCTCAAAATAGACACCACTGATGAGCAGATTTTCAAACTTGAAATGCAGCAAGCAGAATCCATGTCTGATGAGGAAGAGCAGCTCGAGTTTTGGCTCAATGAGCTGAAGGCAGAAGAGGGCTACGAGAAAGTCCTGCAGATGCAGTTCCTGGATTTGAAGGAGAAAGCCACAgagtgcaaaaataaattagaaaagtaTAAAGTCAAGCTGCAGAGAATGAACCTCACAAACATGAGAGACTCTCAGTGTGATGATGACGACGATATCTCTGTTAGAATGGAGTTGGATCGTTCTTCAGGATGTCTGGAATCGGCGACTGAAGAGAAAACAGACACCGAGGTCCCAGAGGGAGACAGTAAGGAGAAGATGGTAATCAGTGGAGTGGAATCAAAACTCCCTTACATCTTAGTTACTGCAAATGAGATATCAGAAGCCCAGCTAAGTAGCCCCTCAGAGCTCAGGGAATGGTGGAATCGATGGACCGAAGCTCAGAAATCTACCTCAGGGTCTACACCAAAAGTTGTGCACCGCTCTGAAATAATAATCCACGTCCGAAGCACAAGGGTTTAG
- the apex2 gene encoding DNA-(apurinic or apyrimidinic site) lyase 2: MKIVTWNINGIRTFKNGIKSALDSFDADIICLQETKVTRDLLDERTAIVDGYNSYFSFSRGRTGYSGVATFCKDSVTPFAAEEGLTGRLVNHREAVGCYGDQGEFSIEELQSLDNEGRAVITQHKFKHSVEAEGFETLTIINVYCPRADPEKPERKLFKLQFYKLLQSRAEALVGPGSHVIILGDINTSHRPIDHCDPDDVENFEDNPGRKWLNSFLFSPAENGNHEEEGSEPSQNCVSGGHFIDTFRHFHPTRTNAFTCWSTRTGARQTNYGTRIDYIFANHSLVETNLLNADIMPEVEGSDHCPIWAKLSCTFVPSPKCPALCTCYMPEFMGKQQKLLRFLVKVSEQHTDCRDIEKPLPGSQEVGEIRENLNPLAAGISTGSKRPADELPESSTFKGKKSKNAKKVTKPQGSLLTFFKPKLTPVVSSSQSLSSGENTETSLKSEAVISEIHKGTENDVNSRTATHSMLTECHSEAKVKGETSKFRVTKTKEEEEGCQAQIQSNTTPNQETKKGSCPDFWKSVLHGPPQPPLCNAHNEPCVLRTVKKPGPNLGRQFFVCARPQGHTSNPQARCNFFVWVDKRK; this comes from the exons ATGAAGATTGTCACTTGGAACATAAATGGCATAAGAACTTTTAAAAACGGGATAAAGTCGGCGCTTGACTCGTTCGACGCTGATATCATATGCTTGCAGGAAACCAAAGTGACGC GCGACCTGCTGGACGAAAGGACTGCAATTGTGGATGGATACAACTCTTACTTCAGCTTTAGCCGAGGACGCACTGGCTACTCGG GGGTCGCGACGTTTTGTAAAGACTCCGTCACCCCATTCGCTGCAGAAGAAGGACTGACAGGTCGCCTTGTCAACCATCGAGAGGCTGTCGGTTGCTATGGTGATCAGGGGGAATTCTCTATAGAGGAGCTCCAGTCACTTGATAATGAAGGAAGAGCCGTAATCACCCAACACAAGTTCAAGCATTCAGT GGAAGCAGAAGGATTTGAGACACTGACTATCATCAATGTGTATTGCCCGCGTGCAGATCCAGAAAAGCCAGAGAGAAAGCTGTTTAAACTGCAGTTTTACAAACTCCTGCAGAGCAGAGCTGAGGCACTTGTGGGGCCTGGAAG TCATGTGATCATTTTGGGCGATATAAACACCTCTCACCGGCCCATAGACCACTGTGACCCAGATGATGTG GAGAACTTTGAGGACAATCCAGGCAGAAAGTGGTTGAACAGCTTCCTGTTTAGTCCGGCAGAAAACGGGAATCATGAAGAGGAAGGTTCTGAGCCCTCCCAGAATTGTGTGTCTGGTGGTCATTTTATTGACACCTTCCGCCATTTCCATCCTACACGTACCAACGCCTTCACATGCTGGTCTACACGTACGGGCGCTAGGCAAACCAACTATGGCACCCGCATCGACTATATCTTTGCCAATCATTCACTAGTTGAGACAAACTTACTGAATGCAGATATCATGCCAGAAGTGGAGGGTTCTGATCACTGTCCCATATGGGCTAAGCTAAGCTGTACTTTTGTACCAAGTCCTAAGTGCCCAGCTCTGTGCACCTGTTATATGCCTGAGTTCATGGGGAAGCAGCAGAAACTCTTGCGCTTTCTTGTTAAGGTTTCTGAGCAACACACAGATTGCAGAGACATTGAAAAACCTTTGCCTGGATCTCAAGAGGTTGGGGAGATTCGTGAGAACCTCAATCCTCTAGCAGCAGGTATCAGTACTGGGAGCAAGAGACCTGCAGATGAACTACCAGAGTCATCTAcatttaaggggaaaaaaagcaaaaatgctaaaaaggtAACTAAACCTCAGGGCAGTCTTCTGACCTTCTTTAAACCTAAACTGACCCCTGTGGTATCTTCAAGCCAGAGCCTAAGCTCAGGTGAGAACACTGAGACAAGTTTGAAGAGTGAGGCCGTTATATCCGAGATCCACAAGGGTACAGAAAATGATGTCAACAGCCGCACTGCAACCCACAGCATGCTTACAGAGTGCCACTCTGAGGCAAAAGTGAAGGGTGAAACAAGTAAGTTCAGGGTCACCAAGActaaggaagaagaagagggttGTCAGGCTCAGATCCAGAGCAACACCACACCCAATCAGGAGACCAAGAAAGGGTCTTGCCCAGACTTTTGGAAATCAGTTTTGCACGGACCACCCCAGCCGCCACTGTGTAATGCACACAACGAGCCGTGTGTGCTGCGGACTGTGAAAAAACCTGGACCGAATTTGGGCCGGCAGTTTTTTGTATGTGCCCGTCCTCAGGGTCACACGTCCAATCCACAGGCAAGGTGTAATTTCTTTGTCTGGGTGGACAAACGCAAGTAG